A single genomic interval of Streptomyces sp. BA2 harbors:
- a CDS encoding replication initiator, producing the protein MYPISAKARRSVLNEAERQRLLSFTEQDFIRLIQESGFARWLDQMESIGGCAHPIYLSGHTTVRDAASGEVLRHYDTRDEPGGRMAVRCRNRRESRCQPCARLHAGDTFHLVRSGLLGGKGTPKRVQTHPRLFVTLTAPSFGAVHRVSDHKGAYCRARRDGGTCEHGRPIGCGRQHADIDSVVGQPLCRDCYDYVGHALWHASAGGLWNRFCHTMRRHLATAAGITQTAFKKHLTLSFAKVAEYQKRGAIHFHAVVRLDGPEGPETPPLARVTAQLLEQAVRSAADSVEMYTPYSPATGERVIRLGRQLDVHRIRSDAFTESAVTDSAVAAYVAKYVSKSVGDAGGIDYRITDPESIRLAPVNGHLRGLMGVCWRLGGLPELASLNLRSWTHTLGYRGHALTKSRRYSTTYGALRAVRAEHRGGGTGVPEGAVTESAWRYVGSGHTLAEAEVAAGIALDLANSRQLHVEAEGERSQ; encoded by the coding sequence ATGTATCCGATATCCGCAAAGGCGCGGCGCTCGGTCCTGAATGAGGCTGAGCGTCAGCGCCTCCTTTCGTTCACAGAACAAGATTTCATCCGGCTCATACAAGAGTCGGGCTTCGCTCGCTGGCTCGACCAGATGGAATCCATCGGCGGCTGCGCACACCCCATATATCTGTCCGGGCATACGACCGTGAGAGATGCCGCGAGCGGTGAGGTGCTGCGCCATTACGACACGCGCGACGAACCGGGCGGCCGGATGGCGGTGCGCTGCCGTAACCGGCGTGAGAGCCGCTGCCAACCGTGCGCACGCCTGCACGCGGGCGACACGTTCCACCTGGTCCGCTCCGGCCTGCTCGGCGGCAAAGGCACCCCCAAGCGAGTCCAGACCCATCCCCGACTCTTCGTCACCCTCACCGCCCCCTCGTTCGGGGCCGTGCACCGTGTGAGCGACCACAAGGGCGCGTACTGCCGTGCCCGACGCGACGGCGGCACATGCGAGCACGGGCGGCCGATCGGCTGCGGACGGCAGCATGCAGATATTGATTCGGTGGTGGGACAGCCGCTTTGCCGGGACTGCTATGACTACGTGGGACATGCTCTCTGGCACGCGTCAGCCGGCGGGCTATGGAACCGCTTTTGCCACACCATGCGGCGACACCTGGCCACTGCTGCGGGTATCACGCAGACGGCCTTTAAGAAGCACCTGACGCTATCGTTTGCGAAAGTCGCCGAATACCAGAAACGCGGGGCCATCCACTTTCACGCGGTCGTCCGCCTGGACGGACCGGAAGGGCCCGAAACCCCACCCTTGGCCCGAGTGACAGCACAACTCTTAGAACAAGCGGTACGTTCGGCGGCAGACTCTGTTGAGATGTACACGCCCTACTCGCCAGCCACGGGGGAGCGAGTCATCAGATTGGGGCGCCAACTCGACGTGCACCGTATCCGAAGTGACGCGTTCACCGAATCCGCGGTGACCGATAGCGCGGTGGCGGCGTACGTCGCGAAGTACGTCTCTAAGTCCGTTGGCGACGCGGGCGGCATCGATTACCGCATAACTGACCCTGAGAGCATCCGCCTTGCGCCGGTCAATGGGCACCTGCGCGGACTTATGGGCGTCTGCTGGCGCCTGGGTGGCCTGCCCGAACTAGCCAGTCTCAACCTGCGGTCATGGACGCACACGCTGGGCTACAGGGGGCACGCCCTCACCAAGTCCCGCCGCTACTCCACCACTTACGGCGCACTGCGCGCGGTGCGGGCGGAACACCGAGGCGGCGGTACGGGCGTGCCCGAGGGAGCAGTGACGGAGTCGGCCTGGCGCTACGTCGGCTCCGGTCACACTCTCGCTGAGGCTGAGGTAGCAGCGGGTATAGCCCTAGACCTTGCAAACTCCAGGCAGCTCCATGTGGAGGCTGAAGGGGAGCGGAGCCAGTGA
- a CDS encoding FtsK/SpoIIIE domain-containing protein, whose translation MPGSLIVWILTALIITGVLTQRWWEPRLLARGVDVNGWPLRWWLTGYPRVVLRLYWTWRRLCLLNNMSVSNRSNQRLIGRDTVVQGQALRPKPPRLGWPTPTRTGLVFRVRLHPGQTPAPYLAAARAMEHTWRVHGVRVTSPRRGQVLVRVTALDPLTGDRPARQPGAAALLSADVGRVEDGERWLIDLRRVPHWLVTGATQSGKSSLLAALIKALSPQRVALVGIDCKGGMELGPFGGRFEALAIDRGEAIVVLQRMLFEIKYRMRLCRAEGVRSVWRLPEAIRPVPIVVIVDELAELYLTDGSREGREESEQCGTLLLRLAQLGAALGVHLVLAGQRVGSDLGPRVTSLRAQLGGRIAHRAHDQASAEMTLGDLNADAVIVAQTISEEEQGVAVVATSGRWVRARSHQVALEEVEEVARTRGPVHPFLSTDALLKGGGAA comes from the coding sequence ATGCCGGGCTCACTGATCGTCTGGATTCTCACCGCCCTGATCATCACCGGGGTCCTGACCCAACGGTGGTGGGAACCCCGTCTGCTGGCCCGTGGGGTCGACGTGAACGGGTGGCCGCTGCGCTGGTGGCTGACCGGGTATCCCCGCGTCGTGCTGCGGCTGTACTGGACGTGGCGGCGGCTGTGCCTGCTCAACAACATGTCGGTGAGCAACCGGTCGAATCAGCGGCTGATCGGCCGTGACACCGTGGTGCAGGGGCAGGCGCTGCGGCCCAAGCCTCCGCGTCTGGGCTGGCCTACGCCGACCCGTACGGGGCTGGTCTTCCGCGTGAGGCTGCACCCGGGGCAGACTCCTGCGCCCTATCTGGCGGCGGCTCGGGCCATGGAGCACACCTGGCGGGTGCACGGGGTGCGGGTGACCTCGCCTCGACGCGGTCAGGTCCTGGTGCGTGTGACAGCTCTGGACCCGCTGACCGGGGATCGCCCTGCCAGGCAACCGGGCGCTGCGGCGCTGCTGTCGGCGGACGTGGGCCGCGTGGAGGACGGCGAACGCTGGCTGATCGACCTGCGGCGGGTGCCGCACTGGCTGGTCACCGGGGCCACACAGAGCGGGAAATCCTCGCTCCTGGCGGCGCTGATCAAAGCCCTGTCGCCGCAGCGGGTCGCCCTGGTGGGTATCGACTGCAAGGGCGGCATGGAACTGGGCCCGTTCGGCGGGCGCTTCGAGGCACTGGCCATTGATCGGGGAGAGGCCATCGTCGTTTTGCAACGGATGCTCTTCGAGATCAAATACCGAATGCGGCTGTGTCGGGCAGAGGGCGTGCGCTCCGTGTGGAGGTTGCCCGAAGCTATCCGGCCGGTGCCAATCGTCGTGATCGTCGATGAGCTGGCAGAGCTGTACCTGACCGACGGGTCCCGCGAGGGGCGCGAGGAGTCAGAGCAGTGCGGAACGCTGCTGCTGCGCCTGGCCCAACTCGGGGCCGCGCTCGGCGTGCACCTGGTACTCGCGGGCCAACGCGTCGGCTCCGATCTCGGGCCTCGGGTCACCTCCCTGCGCGCCCAACTCGGCGGCCGGATCGCCCATCGCGCACATGACCAAGCCTCGGCAGAAATGACCCTGGGCGACCTCAACGCGGATGCCGTGATCGTCGCGCAGACGATCTCTGAAGAGGAACAAGGCGTTGCGGTGGTAGCAACCTCGGGTCGCTGGGTGCGCGCTCGCTCGCATCAAGTCGCCTTGGAAGAGGTGGAAGAGGTTGCCCGCACGAGGGGGCCGGTTCATCCGTTCCTGTCGACCGATGCGCTACTGAAAGGCGGGGGAGCGGCATGA
- a CDS encoding GntR family transcriptional regulator, protein MTARKHVQRPEPMYMAVARELATEIKEGHYEPGQLLPSENELVEIFGVGKATVRQAVAELRGMGLVYSRQGKGVIVRERDSAAHSLRVDRSIQRAGKVWQLPDVTEVEPPAVSRITLDGMPAALLDQADQDAISVDRLIHDPDSGARMAHRMLIPMATAADTPSLAEEPTAPISELYRQLSDAGHTLAFTEEVTARTPFPDERSTLQLVPDASPLLITYRVTRDADSGHPLLCEELRAPAATCRLSFPVTPMKAAAKRPPRSRPASE, encoded by the coding sequence ATGACAGCCCGAAAGCACGTCCAGCGACCAGAGCCCATGTACATGGCGGTCGCGCGCGAGCTAGCCACAGAGATCAAGGAAGGCCACTACGAGCCGGGGCAACTCCTCCCGTCCGAGAACGAGTTGGTAGAGATCTTCGGAGTGGGCAAGGCGACCGTGCGCCAAGCCGTGGCGGAGCTGCGCGGCATGGGTCTGGTCTACTCCCGTCAGGGAAAGGGCGTAATCGTCCGCGAACGGGACAGCGCTGCCCACAGCTTGCGAGTCGACCGATCTATCCAGCGCGCGGGCAAGGTCTGGCAGCTGCCGGACGTGACCGAGGTGGAGCCGCCCGCCGTCTCCCGGATCACCCTGGATGGCATGCCCGCAGCGCTCCTTGACCAGGCCGACCAGGACGCCATCAGCGTGGACCGCCTCATTCATGATCCCGACAGCGGGGCCAGGATGGCGCACCGCATGCTCATCCCGATGGCCACCGCCGCCGACACCCCCTCACTCGCCGAGGAGCCCACGGCCCCGATCAGCGAGCTCTACCGCCAGCTCTCTGACGCCGGTCACACTCTTGCGTTCACCGAGGAAGTCACCGCCCGCACTCCCTTCCCGGACGAACGGAGCACCCTGCAACTCGTCCCGGACGCCAGCCCGCTCCTGATCACTTACCGCGTCACCCGCGACGCCGACAGCGGCCATCCACTCTTGTGCGAGGAGCTACGGGCCCCCGCCGCGACGTGCCGCCTCAGCTTCCCCGTGACGCCGATGAAGGCAGCCGCCAAGCGGCCCCCGCGCAGTCGGCCCGCATCGGAGTAA